One stretch of Epinephelus lanceolatus isolate andai-2023 chromosome 15, ASM4190304v1, whole genome shotgun sequence DNA includes these proteins:
- the cenpo gene encoding centromere protein O translates to MEGASTKGVLSHLSLLEVQARSRKTQQPSRVKELRAKAEALMVQRDQLKAEIETHKNLQKLRAVMDKQCANEEEEAMDEDSENSQLLRLMARHTQLKDLLHAHHIIGGYNVIKTRQGKGLCVSVSTGYEGVYLETYNLEMDLKPTLRISRHNIPPFIPLSSLAEQSNMQTDVRTLLDPLSQHLNAFAGRKQQLKLVKELHKSVEVMESNVLCSLLVLMVTVPREKTAVLCALEYADHTRCLPTRVHFECADKELPDSPEWKKNHSLLLETPVHKALTTMRKMGNIV, encoded by the exons ATGGAGGGAGCGTCTACGAAAG GTGTTTTAAGTCACCTGAGTCTGCTGGAAGTTCAGGCAAGAAGCCGTAAAACTCAGCAGCCGAGTCGTGTGAAGGAGCTGAGGGCTAAAGCTGAGGCGCTGATGGTGCAGAGAGACCAGCTGAAGGCGGAGATAGAGACACACAAG AATCTCCAGAAACTGAGGGCAGTGATGGACAAACAGTGtgcaaatgaagaagaagaagcaatgGATGAAGACTCTGAGAATTCACAACTGCTGCGTCTGATggccagacacacacagctgaaagaCCTCCTGCATGCTCATCACATCATCG GTGGGTACAACGTCATCAAGACCCGTCAAGGCAAAGgtctgtgcgtgtctgtgtCTACGGGCTACGAGGGTGTCTACTTAGAGACCTACAACCTGGAGATGGACCTGAAACCAACGCTGAGGATCAGCCGTCACAACATTCCCCCATTCATTCCCTTAAGCAGCCTGGCTGAGCAGAGCAACATGCAGACGGATGTTCGGACTCTTCTGGACCCCCTCAGCCAACATCTCAACGCCTTTGCTGGTCGCAAGCAGCAGCTGAAGCTTGTTAAG GAACTCCATAAATCTGTGGAGGTGATGGAGAGTAATGTTCTGTGTTCGTTACTGGTGCTGATGGTAACGGTGCCAAGAGAGAAGACGGCTGTTCTCTGCGCGCTGGAGTACGCTGACCACACCAGATGTCTTCCCACACGAGTCCACTTTGAATGTGCAG ACAAGGAGCTTCCCGATTCCCCCGAGTGGAAGAAAAACCACAGCCTGCTGTTGGAGACCCCTGTGCACAAAGCTTTGACAACCATGAGAAAGATGGGGAACATTGTGTAA
- the tp53i3 gene encoding quinone oxidoreductase PIG3, whose translation MHHILHTGRFLLGNPCHTAWHKCCSSFSKMMRAVCVDVPGGPENLLLRSVPKPQLKDGEVLIKVHATALNRADLLQRRGLYPPPPGESDIIGLEVAGTVDTLGPGVKGDWRLDERVMALLPGGGYAEYVSVPEQLLMPVPSNLTLCEAAAIPETWLTAFQLLAFVAQVKEGEVVLAHAGASGVGTAAVQLVRLFGAVPVVTAGSAEKLKIAENLGAAAGFNYKEESFAQGVHDFTGGKGANIILDCVGGSNWEQNVRSLATDGRWVLYGTMGGRSVNGDLLGKLLAKRGHLLCSLLRSRSLQYKAELVKAFSHRVLPCFSDQPASLRPVIDSTFNLEDIADAHRHMEANKNTGKIVINVVPQDQ comes from the exons ATGCATcacatcctgcacactggaAGATTTTTACTGGGAAACCCCTGCCACACA GCCTGGCACAAGTGTTGCTCGAGCTTTTCAAAGATGATGCGTGCAGTGTGTGTTGACGTACCAGGAGGACCGGAGAATTTACTGCTGCGAAGTGTCCCCAAACCTCAGCTGAAAGATGGAGAAGTCCTTATCAAAGTTCACGCAACTGCCCTCAACAGGGCTGACCTACTGCAG AGGCGAGGACTGTACCCACCTCCCCCAGGTGAGAGTGACATCATAGGCCTGGAGGTGGCTGGTACTGTGGATACTCTGGGCCCCGGGGTGAAAGGAGACTGGAGGCTAGATGAGCGGGTCATGGCTTTGCTCCCCGGAGGAGGATATGCAGAATATGTTTCTGTGCCAGAGCAGCTTCTCATGCCCGTCCCCTCTAATCTGACTCTCTGCGAGGCGGCTGCGATCCCAGAGACCTGGCTCACTGCTTTTCAGCTGCTCGCTTTTGTGG CTCAGGTGAAGGAGGGTGAAGTAGTTCTGGCTCACGCTGGAGCCAGCGGAGTCGGCACAGCTGCTGTTCAGCTGGTCCGTCTGTTTGGTGCCGTGCCCGTCGTTACTGCTGGGAGCGCAGAAAAACTGAAGATAGCGGAGAATCTGGGAGCAGCCGCTGGGTTCAACTACAAAGAGGAGAGCTTCGCACAGGGAGTTCATGACTTCACAGGAG GCAAAGGAGCAAACATCATCCTCGACTGCGTCGGTGGGTCTAACTGGGAGCAGAATGTGAGGTCTTTGGCCACTGACGGCAGGTGGGTGCTGTATGGCACCATGGGGGGCAGGTCGGTGAATGGAGATCTGCTGGGCAAACTGCTCGCCAAGCGGGGCCACTTGCTCTGCAGCCTCCTCCGCTCTCGCAGCCTCCAG TACAAAGCAGAGCTTGTGAAGGCGTTTTCACACAGGGTGTTACCGTGTTTCTCAGACCAGCCAGCGTCACTGAGGCCTGTCATCGACAGCACCTTCAACCTGGAGGACATCGCAGACGCTCACAGGCACATGGAGGCCAATAAGAACACGGGGAAGATCGTCATTAATGTGGTTCCACAGGATCAGTGA
- the dnajc5gb gene encoding dnaJ (Hsp40) homolog, subfamily C, member 5 gamma b isoform X1: MEDPNRPQRKMSTAGDSLYKILGLEKGASPDEIKRAYRKLALRHHPDKNPDNPEAAEKFKEINNANSILSDENKRNIYDEYGSMGLYVAEQFGDESVKYYFLMSKCWFKALVVCCSIFTCCCCFCCCCFCCGKCKAPEDEEHYPYMDPEDLEAEIREQDAAGDHVIIIQPSPDASDKVDTSPGENAPIVVQPHAANGTS; this comes from the exons ATGGAGGACCCAAACAGACCTCAGCGCAAGATGTCAACAGCAGGAGACAGCCTATATAAGATCCTGGGGCTGGAGAAAGGAGCATCTCCAGACGAAATAAAGAGGGCGTACAG GAAACTGGCGTTGAGGCATCACCCTGATAAGAACCCAGACAACCCAGAGGCTGCTGAGAAATTCAAGGAGATCAACAACGCCAACTCTATTCTCAGTGACGAAAACAAACGGAATATCTACGATGAGTATGGATCCATGGGACTCTACGTGGCCGAGCAGTTCGGCGATGAGAGCGTCAAATACTATTTCCTTATGTCCAAGTGCTGGTTCAAG GCCCTCGTGGTGTGCTGCAGTATattcacctgctgctgctgtttctgctgctgctgtttctgctgTGGGAAGTGCAAAGCACCAGAGGACGAGGAACACTACCCCTACATGGACCCTGAGGACTTGGAGGCAGAGATCAGAGAGCAGGATGCAG caggaGACCATGTAATAATTATTCAGCCGAGCCCCGACGCTTCAGATAAAGTCGATACCTCTCCAG GTGAGAACGCACCGATCGTGGTCCAGCCTCATGCCGCCAATGGCACCTCATAA
- the dnajc5gb gene encoding dnaJ (Hsp40) homolog, subfamily C, member 5 gamma b isoform X2 produces the protein MEDPNRPQRKMSTAGDSLYKILGLEKGASPDEIKRAYRKLALRHHPDKNPDNPEAAEKFKEINNANSILSDENKRNIYDEYGSMGLYVAEQFGDESVKYYFLMSKCWFKALVVCCSIFTCCCCFCCCCFCCGKCKAPEDEEHYPYMDPEDLEAEIREQDAGDHVIIIQPSPDASDKVDTSPGENAPIVVQPHAANGTS, from the exons ATGGAGGACCCAAACAGACCTCAGCGCAAGATGTCAACAGCAGGAGACAGCCTATATAAGATCCTGGGGCTGGAGAAAGGAGCATCTCCAGACGAAATAAAGAGGGCGTACAG GAAACTGGCGTTGAGGCATCACCCTGATAAGAACCCAGACAACCCAGAGGCTGCTGAGAAATTCAAGGAGATCAACAACGCCAACTCTATTCTCAGTGACGAAAACAAACGGAATATCTACGATGAGTATGGATCCATGGGACTCTACGTGGCCGAGCAGTTCGGCGATGAGAGCGTCAAATACTATTTCCTTATGTCCAAGTGCTGGTTCAAG GCCCTCGTGGTGTGCTGCAGTATattcacctgctgctgctgtttctgctgctgctgtttctgctgTGGGAAGTGCAAAGCACCAGAGGACGAGGAACACTACCCCTACATGGACCCTGAGGACTTGGAGGCAGAGATCAGAGAGCAGGATGCAG gaGACCATGTAATAATTATTCAGCCGAGCCCCGACGCTTCAGATAAAGTCGATACCTCTCCAG GTGAGAACGCACCGATCGTGGTCCAGCCTCATGCCGCCAATGGCACCTCATAA
- the dnajc5gb gene encoding dnaJ (Hsp40) homolog, subfamily C, member 5 gamma b isoform X3 → MEDPNRPQRKMSTAGDSLYKILGLEKGASPDEIKRAYRKLALRHHPDKNPDNPEAAEKFKEINNANSILSDENKRNIYDEYGSMGLYVAEQFGDESVKYYFLMSKCWFKALVVCCSIFTCCCCFCCCCFCCGKCKAPEDEEHYPYMDPEDLEAEIREQDAGENAPIVVQPHAANGTS, encoded by the exons ATGGAGGACCCAAACAGACCTCAGCGCAAGATGTCAACAGCAGGAGACAGCCTATATAAGATCCTGGGGCTGGAGAAAGGAGCATCTCCAGACGAAATAAAGAGGGCGTACAG GAAACTGGCGTTGAGGCATCACCCTGATAAGAACCCAGACAACCCAGAGGCTGCTGAGAAATTCAAGGAGATCAACAACGCCAACTCTATTCTCAGTGACGAAAACAAACGGAATATCTACGATGAGTATGGATCCATGGGACTCTACGTGGCCGAGCAGTTCGGCGATGAGAGCGTCAAATACTATTTCCTTATGTCCAAGTGCTGGTTCAAG GCCCTCGTGGTGTGCTGCAGTATattcacctgctgctgctgtttctgctgctgctgtttctgctgTGGGAAGTGCAAAGCACCAGAGGACGAGGAACACTACCCCTACATGGACCCTGAGGACTTGGAGGCAGAGATCAGAGAGCAGGATGCAG GTGAGAACGCACCGATCGTGGTCCAGCCTCATGCCGCCAATGGCACCTCATAA